A single genomic interval of Rosistilla ulvae harbors:
- a CDS encoding alpha/beta hydrolase family protein: protein MKFLQSAIAMALLVSAAITGSALAAEPDPWNVYQDGLPSSASALRFNIDACVEISRQHVDPAGKQAWENAKEPLANELRDAIGLLPWPEKTPLNVQVTGRADRDGYTIENLAFQSFPGFYVTANLYVPKGIEEPMPAIVVTAGHAMEEGKNYDLYRTAQLGLVRQGYVVLAYDPVGQGERRLRGNGHAVSYPAMLVGHTNLRYMLWDSIRSVDYLETRADVDPKRIGIAGNSGGGLNTMYAMPVESRFAAGASFCCLCSYEAWIKDGGNHCICNHLPGIAQHMEQFQFVGLAAPRPFMAGNGQKDPIFPIGGTRDTIRRAQQIYGLYDSADQVALSEAPAGHGWSKPLREAGYGWFNRFLQGRGDGSPVAEPEIPLEDRSSKDLYVFKDGKLPADAKTYVDLVREEADRLVQGYADVPSDADEYAAWAKDLRGKLWETLGGKPVEFESAPADHGAFDWEGRSVKRLSIRTERDLEVPALLIQPEDAQGPLPLVIVLDAGGKQAAMKSETVGRLLDQPIAVLALDVRSLGEGKVNPNQCASDAIVLGRPLLAQQAWDVISTARTLSGQEEFDKVAVYGRGSTGLIAMLAAALSDEIDAVATQWTIGSFVDAIADPLPQPMWVYAPNLLKVADVSQLAALCAPRPLLLANPVDGKKSSLSDAEGKVLFDPVLAAYRATAAEFGAQLATGKESDQAAGDFLIKTLLP, encoded by the coding sequence ATGAAATTCTTGCAGTCAGCCATCGCGATGGCGCTTCTCGTCAGCGCCGCTATCACAGGCTCGGCGCTCGCCGCCGAACCCGATCCGTGGAACGTCTATCAAGACGGTTTGCCCAGCAGTGCTAGTGCGTTGCGATTTAATATCGACGCCTGTGTGGAGATCAGTCGGCAGCATGTCGATCCCGCGGGAAAGCAGGCTTGGGAAAACGCAAAAGAGCCGCTTGCGAATGAGTTGCGAGATGCGATCGGTTTGTTGCCGTGGCCCGAGAAGACGCCGCTGAACGTTCAGGTGACGGGGCGAGCCGATCGGGATGGCTACACGATCGAGAACCTCGCCTTTCAAAGCTTTCCCGGCTTTTATGTGACGGCGAATCTATATGTTCCCAAGGGTATCGAAGAGCCGATGCCGGCAATCGTTGTGACCGCGGGGCATGCGATGGAAGAGGGGAAGAATTACGATCTCTACCGCACCGCCCAGCTGGGATTGGTCCGGCAGGGATACGTGGTGTTGGCTTATGACCCGGTTGGGCAAGGAGAGCGAAGGTTGCGGGGCAACGGGCACGCGGTCAGCTACCCTGCGATGCTGGTTGGGCACACCAACCTGCGTTACATGTTGTGGGACAGCATCCGGTCGGTCGACTATTTGGAGACGCGTGCGGATGTCGATCCGAAGCGGATTGGAATCGCGGGGAATTCCGGCGGCGGACTGAACACGATGTATGCGATGCCGGTCGAGAGTCGGTTTGCTGCGGGAGCGTCGTTCTGTTGTCTGTGTTCTTATGAAGCTTGGATCAAAGATGGAGGCAATCACTGCATCTGCAACCACCTGCCGGGGATCGCGCAGCACATGGAGCAGTTCCAGTTTGTTGGCCTCGCCGCGCCGCGTCCCTTTATGGCGGGCAATGGCCAGAAGGATCCCATTTTCCCGATCGGTGGTACTCGCGATACGATTCGTCGTGCTCAACAGATTTATGGTCTCTACGATTCGGCCGACCAAGTAGCGTTGAGCGAAGCACCGGCTGGTCACGGCTGGTCGAAGCCGCTGCGCGAGGCAGGGTATGGCTGGTTCAATCGTTTTCTGCAGGGCCGTGGCGATGGATCTCCCGTTGCCGAACCGGAGATTCCGTTGGAAGACCGAAGTTCGAAGGATCTGTATGTTTTTAAGGACGGCAAATTGCCGGCCGATGCGAAGACCTACGTCGATCTGGTGCGTGAAGAAGCGGACCGATTGGTGCAAGGTTATGCAGACGTGCCGAGCGACGCCGACGAATATGCTGCTTGGGCGAAAGACCTACGCGGCAAGCTCTGGGAGACCTTGGGTGGCAAGCCGGTCGAATTCGAATCGGCTCCGGCCGATCACGGAGCGTTTGATTGGGAAGGGCGCAGCGTCAAGCGACTCTCGATTCGAACCGAACGCGATCTGGAAGTTCCGGCTCTGTTGATCCAGCCCGAAGATGCCCAAGGGCCGCTGCCGTTGGTGATCGTTCTCGACGCCGGTGGCAAGCAGGCCGCGATGAAGTCGGAGACGGTGGGACGTTTGCTCGACCAACCGATCGCCGTTTTGGCGCTCGACGTGCGGTCGCTGGGAGAAGGGAAGGTCAATCCGAATCAGTGTGCCAGCGACGCGATCGTGCTCGGACGTCCGCTGTTGGCTCAACAGGCGTGGGATGTGATCTCCACTGCCCGTACGCTTTCGGGGCAGGAAGAATTTGACAAGGTCGCCGTTTACGGTCGTGGAAGTACCGGTCTGATCGCGATGCTCGCCGCCGCCCTTTCCGATGAGATCGATGCCGTGGCGACACAGTGGACGATCGGTAGTTTCGTCGATGCGATTGCCGATCCGCTGCCGCAACCGATGTGGGTTTATGCCCCGAACCTTCTCAAGGTGGCCGATGTTTCTCAGCTGGCTGCACTCTGTGCGCCACGACCTCTGCTGTTGGCCAATCCGGTCGATGGCAAAAAGAGTTCGCTGTCGGACGCCGAGGGCAAGGTGCTGTTCGATCCGGTGTTGGCCGCGTACCGCGCGACAGCTGCGGAGTTCGGCGCGCAGCTCGCGACAGGCAAAGAGTCCGATCAAGCGGCGGGCGACTTCTTGATCAAGACGTTGCTGCCGTAG
- the msrB gene encoding peptide-methionine (R)-S-oxide reductase MsrB, translating to MVNLTSRADDGQSKSPASAAESSDSKWGPHAPPYTPKTKRELRKTLTRMQYSVTQQADTERAFTGPYWDSKQDGIYTCVVCGLPLFDSSTKFKSGTGWPSYWQPIREGNVGTKTDWKMLYPRTEVHCKRCKAHLGHVFNDGPQPTGLRFCMNGAALKFHERSSLEETAAEPQPDR from the coding sequence ATGGTCAATTTGACAAGTCGCGCCGACGACGGTCAGTCCAAGTCGCCGGCATCCGCCGCTGAATCGAGCGACAGCAAATGGGGCCCCCACGCACCACCCTATACTCCTAAAACCAAGCGGGAACTCCGCAAAACACTGACGCGGATGCAATACAGCGTCACACAGCAGGCCGACACCGAACGGGCCTTCACAGGCCCCTATTGGGACAGCAAGCAGGATGGCATCTACACCTGCGTCGTCTGCGGGCTGCCACTGTTCGACTCTTCCACCAAGTTCAAATCGGGAACCGGCTGGCCCAGCTACTGGCAACCGATCCGCGAGGGGAACGTCGGCACCAAGACCGACTGGAAGATGCTGTATCCGCGAACCGAGGTTCACTGCAAACGCTGCAAGGCACACCTCGGACACGTCTTTAACGACGGCCCGCAACCAACGGGACTGCGGTTCTGCATGAATGGCGCGGCGTTGAAATTTCACGAGCGGAGCAGCCTGGAGGAAACGGCTGCTGAACCGCAACCGGATCGATAG
- a CDS encoding ABC transporter ATP-binding protein, translating into MAGLAIRKLCKSFAGRIVLDHLDLSVDAGQLLVLLGASGSGKTTLLRLIAGLETPDAGEIAIGGRAVGRLSPRQRNVSMVFQDFALYPHMSVGENIAFPLRGRKFSSAQIATKVADVAEKLGLEALLDRRPDQISGGQQQRLAVARALVRDSQLLLMDEPLSNVDVRRRDAMRNELRSLQQEFALTVLYVTHDQTEAMLLGDQIAVIDRGVIQQVAPPDVIYDQPANRFVAQFVGSPPMNFIPDGRVGLLGIRPEDLSFRSAGDDDLEIAGVVDAVQCLGSHNVVHLRSAGGRIAVIVDRQQQLEVGQQLTACVARCRLHRFATSDGARLTSPMG; encoded by the coding sequence ATGGCGGGTCTCGCAATTCGCAAGCTTTGCAAGTCGTTTGCCGGCCGGATCGTCCTGGATCATTTGGACCTCTCGGTCGATGCGGGGCAGCTGTTGGTGCTTCTGGGGGCCAGCGGCAGTGGCAAGACGACGTTGTTGCGGCTGATCGCGGGGCTCGAAACGCCCGACGCGGGGGAGATCGCGATCGGCGGCCGCGCAGTCGGTCGGTTGTCACCTCGGCAACGCAACGTTTCGATGGTCTTTCAGGATTTTGCCCTCTATCCCCACATGAGCGTCGGCGAGAACATCGCCTTTCCGCTGCGGGGCCGCAAGTTTTCGAGCGCGCAGATCGCCACCAAAGTCGCCGACGTCGCGGAAAAACTGGGGCTTGAGGCGTTGCTCGATCGCCGACCCGATCAGATCTCCGGCGGCCAGCAGCAGCGGTTGGCCGTCGCTCGTGCCCTCGTCCGCGATTCCCAGTTGTTGTTGATGGACGAACCGTTGTCGAATGTCGATGTCCGGCGACGCGATGCGATGCGGAACGAGCTTCGCAGTCTGCAGCAAGAGTTTGCGTTGACGGTCCTTTACGTTACGCACGACCAGACCGAAGCGATGCTGTTGGGGGACCAGATCGCGGTGATCGATCGCGGTGTGATCCAGCAGGTGGCTCCGCCGGACGTGATCTACGATCAACCAGCGAATCGCTTTGTCGCCCAATTTGTCGGTTCCCCGCCGATGAATTTTATTCCCGACGGGCGAGTAGGACTGTTGGGCATCCGCCCCGAGGATCTCTCCTTTCGATCGGCTGGCGACGACGACTTGGAGATCGCTGGAGTCGTCGATGCCGTTCAGTGCCTCGGTTCGCACAACGTGGTCCATCTGCGGTCAGCGGGGGGGCGTATCGCGGTCATCGTCGACCGACAGCAGCAGCTGGAGGTTGGGCAGCAGTTGACGGCTTGTGTTGCCCGTTGCAGGTTGCATCGCTTTGCGACAAGCGACGGCGCGCGGCTCACGTCGCCGATGGGTTAA
- a CDS encoding polyribonucleotide nucleotidyltransferase, translating into MNKFRVEKKIGKNTLILETGQLAKQAAGCVTIQYGETVVLTAAATSAPRPGLDFFPLTCDYRERMAAAGKFPGGFLKREGRPTMKETLTARLTDRPIRPLWPKGYKEEVQVQSFVLSSDGQNDGDVLAMNGAGCALLISPLPFQGPVASVRVGKIDGELVAFPTVDDLDESELDLIVSGTQDAVTMIEGFAQEMPEDEMVDAILFAHGVIREIIALQKELYDLVKPEKIEYTPPEDDGLFDRLKSAYYQEFKSLKQTAGKQDRAEACKALKERAKAEIIPDPNAEGAVCPNRFSHEWHELDSLIVRELILAGTRPDGRDHTSLRPIYCETDLLPRTHGSSLFQRGETQALITITLGTKRDEQRVDGLHDEFSKKFMLDYNFPSFSVGECRPIRGPGRREIGHGALAERSIAPVLPDADTFPYTIRVISDILESNGSSSMASVCGATLGLMAAGVPITNPVAGISVGLVKENDKWVLITDILGDEDHFGDMDFKISGTQNGITGIQLDLKIWGISEDIIRATLKQSREARIEILRKMLTTISRPRREIAATAPRLLRTKIEPSKIGMLIGPGGKNIRGIQESTGTVVEVDDEGNVLVASDNLESAQEAMKLIEACTATVQIGKIYDGTVSSIKDFGAFVEILPGRDGLVHISELSSGFISAIDSVVKVGDPMKVLVIDIDEHDRVKLSRRQAIDELGIEDEMASAVEEGGEDRGGSREGGDDDRPRSRGRRSGGGGGGGRGRGPRRD; encoded by the coding sequence GTGAATAAATTTCGAGTTGAAAAGAAGATTGGCAAAAACACCCTGATCCTTGAAACAGGGCAATTGGCAAAACAAGCTGCGGGCTGCGTTACCATCCAATACGGCGAGACCGTCGTCTTGACCGCTGCAGCAACTAGCGCACCGCGCCCCGGTTTGGACTTCTTCCCGCTGACATGCGATTATCGCGAGCGGATGGCTGCGGCCGGTAAGTTCCCAGGCGGCTTCCTCAAACGAGAGGGACGCCCGACCATGAAAGAAACCCTGACCGCGCGATTGACCGATCGCCCGATCCGCCCGCTGTGGCCAAAGGGCTACAAGGAAGAGGTTCAAGTTCAATCGTTTGTCCTTAGCAGCGATGGCCAAAATGATGGCGACGTGCTGGCGATGAACGGTGCAGGTTGTGCGCTGTTGATCAGCCCACTGCCATTCCAAGGCCCCGTCGCTTCGGTTCGTGTTGGCAAGATCGACGGCGAACTGGTCGCCTTCCCAACCGTTGACGACCTCGACGAAAGCGAACTGGACCTGATCGTCAGCGGCACCCAAGACGCCGTCACGATGATCGAAGGCTTCGCTCAAGAGATGCCCGAAGACGAGATGGTCGACGCGATCCTCTTCGCACACGGCGTAATCCGCGAGATCATCGCACTTCAAAAAGAACTCTACGATCTGGTCAAGCCAGAGAAGATCGAATACACGCCGCCAGAAGACGACGGCCTGTTCGATCGCCTGAAGAGCGCTTATTACCAAGAATTCAAGTCGCTCAAGCAAACCGCTGGCAAGCAAGACCGCGCCGAAGCGTGCAAGGCACTCAAGGAACGGGCCAAGGCTGAGATCATCCCTGATCCCAATGCCGAAGGCGCTGTTTGCCCGAACCGCTTCTCGCACGAATGGCACGAACTCGATTCGCTGATCGTCCGCGAATTGATCCTCGCCGGCACCCGTCCCGACGGACGCGACCACACCAGCCTGCGTCCGATCTACTGCGAAACCGACCTGCTGCCACGCACCCACGGTTCTTCGCTGTTCCAACGCGGTGAAACTCAAGCGTTGATCACCATCACCCTTGGAACGAAGCGCGACGAACAACGCGTCGACGGACTGCACGACGAATTCAGCAAGAAATTCATGCTGGATTACAACTTCCCATCGTTCTCGGTCGGCGAATGCCGCCCGATCCGTGGCCCTGGACGTCGCGAAATCGGCCACGGTGCTCTGGCTGAACGCAGCATCGCACCGGTACTGCCCGATGCGGACACGTTCCCCTACACGATCCGCGTAATCAGCGACATCCTGGAAAGCAACGGATCGAGCTCGATGGCTTCGGTCTGCGGTGCCACCCTAGGCCTGATGGCGGCTGGTGTCCCAATCACCAACCCCGTCGCTGGCATCTCGGTCGGTCTGGTTAAAGAGAACGACAAGTGGGTCCTGATCACCGACATCCTGGGCGACGAAGATCACTTCGGCGACATGGACTTCAAGATCTCGGGAACACAAAACGGTATCACCGGCATCCAATTGGATCTGAAGATCTGGGGCATCAGCGAAGACATCATTCGCGCCACCCTGAAGCAATCGCGCGAAGCTCGCATCGAGATCCTTCGCAAGATGCTGACGACGATCTCTCGCCCTCGCCGCGAGATCGCAGCCACCGCACCACGCCTGCTGCGTACGAAGATCGAACCTTCGAAGATCGGCATGCTGATCGGCCCTGGCGGCAAGAACATCCGCGGCATCCAAGAATCGACCGGAACCGTCGTGGAAGTGGACGACGAAGGCAACGTCTTGGTCGCCAGCGACAACCTGGAATCGGCACAAGAAGCGATGAAGTTGATCGAAGCTTGCACCGCGACCGTTCAGATCGGCAAGATCTACGACGGTACGGTCAGCAGCATCAAGGACTTCGGTGCGTTTGTTGAAATCCTGCCCGGACGCGACGGACTGGTTCACATCAGCGAATTGTCCAGCGGATTCATCAGCGCGATCGACAGCGTCGTTAAGGTTGGCGACCCGATGAAGGTCTTGGTCATCGACATCGACGAACACGACCGCGTCAAACTGAGCCGTCGTCAAGCGATCGACGAACTGGGCATCGAAGACGAGATGGCTTCGGCCGTCGAAGAAGGTGGAGAAGACCGTGGCGGCAGCCGCGAAGGTGGCGACGACGATCGCCCTCGCTCGCGTGGACGTCGCAGCGGCGGCGGTGGTGGCGGCGGCCGTGGTCGCGGCCCACGCCGGGACTAA
- a CDS encoding DUF1559 domain-containing protein, with amino-acid sequence MRVLRPKRGFTLVELLVVIAIIGILVGLLLPAVQAARESARRMQCSNNMKQLGLALHNYHDTYRTFPAYRQKAGNPSALDFQGYGPMIPLLPYIEQTAVYDLIKTTSRDFYLPITSAVDGLVAGMPMDAFTCPSNLPFPSSTVRGGSSYAVCAGSNIGWTVAESRRNGVFGMDVPTKMARIIDGTSNTIMLGEHLSGDGDDSLYRKKADLVRAQPWTAANESTAQGPITDGEMAAYGQACEAGSNNHTSYYGYRWGRPVYIYTVFNTLAPPNWKYPSCMTCATCGAGDSSGVYPSRSRHPGGAMHTLADASVRFMTETVELQLYHGLGSRDGGEVVALP; translated from the coding sequence ATGAGAGTACTTCGTCCGAAGCGAGGTTTCACTCTGGTGGAACTTCTTGTTGTTATCGCGATTATCGGGATTTTGGTCGGTCTGTTGCTGCCGGCGGTTCAGGCTGCACGCGAGTCGGCGCGGCGGATGCAATGCTCGAACAACATGAAGCAGTTAGGGCTGGCGCTGCACAACTATCACGACACCTACAGGACCTTCCCGGCGTATCGGCAGAAGGCGGGCAACCCGTCGGCTCTCGATTTTCAAGGCTACGGTCCGATGATCCCGCTGCTCCCTTACATCGAGCAGACGGCTGTCTACGACCTGATTAAAACAACTTCACGCGATTTCTATCTGCCGATCACTTCGGCTGTCGATGGCTTGGTCGCTGGCATGCCGATGGATGCGTTCACCTGTCCTTCCAATCTGCCGTTCCCAAGTTCGACGGTGCGTGGTGGATCGAGCTATGCGGTTTGCGCAGGGTCGAATATCGGATGGACGGTTGCCGAATCGCGACGCAATGGCGTGTTTGGAATGGATGTCCCGACAAAGATGGCGAGGATCATCGATGGAACTTCCAATACGATCATGCTGGGTGAGCATCTCTCGGGAGACGGGGATGACTCCTTGTATCGCAAGAAGGCCGACCTGGTTCGCGCTCAACCATGGACGGCCGCCAACGAGTCGACGGCACAGGGGCCGATTACCGACGGGGAAATGGCCGCATATGGTCAAGCCTGCGAGGCGGGAAGCAACAATCACACCAGCTACTACGGCTATCGTTGGGGCCGCCCCGTCTACATCTACACTGTCTTCAATACCTTGGCCCCGCCAAACTGGAAATACCCAAGCTGTATGACGTGTGCAACTTGCGGGGCGGGAGACAGCAGTGGCGTCTACCCTTCGCGAAGCCGCCATCCGGGCGGAGCGATGCACACGCTGGCCGACGCCTCGGTGCGGTTTATGACCGAAACGGTTGAGCTTCAGCTGTATCACGGTCTGGGGTCGCGCGACGGTGGAGAAGTCGTGGCGCTTCCATAG
- a CDS encoding serine/threonine-protein kinase, translating to MDANNHQPSKNIASAVSTVEQLCQRFTQHWQAGETVPEIDAFVREVPAGDSSLRAMTILELVCIDLQHRWQAAAEKAVPADDWGKLGRRPTADDYAKRFLDQQNPQAPLKWIEAEYHARSETGDAESLANLLNRYPERPAVTNRLSALHANHSPADTLPGTRAGTFRPTANTPPCPNCGLENAPSALGDSADLRCVGCNTRLRFITQQIDLTAPFQSNRFQFRKKLGNGSFGVVWKALDLQLKRLVAIKFPHQSTVNDAIRERFLRESQAVAKLHHEGIVSVYDVCVMENNLPVIVSEYIDGQNLAELIAQEKMQGIRKSAQAGVAIADALLHAHNQGIVHRDLKPANILVDTTGNPHITDFGLAKNHQNKVTMTCDGDVLGTAAYMSPEQARGEGSTADLRSDLYALGVILFEMVTGERPFRGTIQMLLHQVIHDQHPSPRQLNSSVPIDLETIIMKCLEKKPENRYRSASELRDDLKRFLNYEPIHATPPTAIDRLMRWYPSHATQMLGTYFIIAPLTWVFFITGGLWDANRTESLTLSSPAFLPWAIAWIVVGSYILKNSRVAEAISGCFLIGFMALPFFIDDNSQSITLICLISFFGTLLHTGSLISRWLRRDSMAE from the coding sequence TTGGACGCAAATAATCACCAGCCATCGAAAAACATCGCTAGCGCGGTTAGCACCGTCGAACAGCTGTGCCAGCGGTTTACCCAACATTGGCAGGCCGGAGAAACGGTTCCAGAAATCGATGCATTCGTACGCGAAGTGCCAGCCGGCGATTCCTCGCTACGAGCGATGACGATTCTCGAATTGGTCTGCATCGACCTGCAACACCGCTGGCAAGCGGCGGCCGAAAAAGCGGTCCCCGCCGATGACTGGGGTAAGCTCGGCAGACGCCCTACAGCCGACGATTACGCCAAACGCTTCCTCGACCAACAGAACCCCCAAGCACCGCTAAAGTGGATTGAAGCGGAATATCACGCAAGATCGGAGACAGGTGACGCCGAGAGCCTCGCCAACCTACTGAACCGGTATCCCGAACGCCCTGCAGTCACCAACCGATTGTCGGCACTGCACGCCAACCACTCGCCAGCCGACACGCTGCCCGGCACTCGCGCGGGAACGTTTCGCCCGACCGCCAACACGCCCCCATGCCCCAATTGCGGACTCGAAAACGCACCCTCAGCTCTTGGGGATTCGGCCGACTTGCGATGCGTCGGCTGCAATACGCGTCTACGCTTCATCACACAACAGATCGATTTAACGGCACCCTTCCAGTCGAATCGGTTTCAATTTCGCAAGAAGCTTGGCAACGGAAGCTTTGGCGTCGTCTGGAAAGCACTCGATCTACAATTGAAGCGTTTGGTGGCGATCAAGTTTCCCCACCAGTCCACCGTCAACGATGCGATTCGCGAGCGATTCCTCCGAGAGTCCCAGGCAGTTGCGAAGCTTCACCACGAAGGAATCGTTTCGGTCTACGACGTCTGCGTGATGGAGAACAATCTCCCCGTCATCGTTTCAGAATATATCGATGGACAAAACCTGGCGGAGCTGATCGCCCAAGAAAAGATGCAGGGGATTCGGAAGTCGGCACAAGCTGGCGTGGCGATAGCCGACGCGCTGCTGCATGCCCACAACCAAGGAATCGTCCATCGCGATCTCAAGCCAGCAAACATCTTGGTCGACACAACAGGCAACCCCCATATCACTGATTTCGGCCTGGCCAAAAACCACCAGAACAAAGTCACGATGACCTGCGATGGCGACGTGCTGGGCACCGCTGCCTACATGTCGCCCGAACAGGCCCGAGGCGAAGGAAGCACAGCCGATCTACGCAGCGATCTATACGCCCTGGGGGTGATCTTGTTCGAAATGGTAACCGGCGAGCGACCGTTCCGTGGCACGATCCAAATGCTGCTGCACCAAGTCATTCACGACCAACATCCCTCGCCACGACAACTCAATTCGTCGGTACCAATCGATCTCGAAACGATCATCATGAAATGCCTGGAGAAAAAACCAGAGAACCGCTATCGATCGGCGAGCGAATTGCGTGACGACCTGAAACGCTTCCTGAACTACGAACCGATCCACGCAACCCCGCCGACAGCGATCGATCGTCTGATGCGATGGTACCCGTCACACGCAACCCAGATGCTGGGGACTTACTTTATCATCGCGCCACTGACATGGGTCTTCTTCATCACCGGCGGCCTGTGGGACGCCAACCGCACCGAATCGCTGACACTTTCATCCCCCGCGTTCCTGCCCTGGGCGATCGCATGGATCGTCGTCGGCAGCTACATCCTGAAGAACAGCCGCGTGGCCGAAGCGATCAGCGGCTGCTTTCTGATCGGCTTCATGGCGCTCCCCTTTTTCATCGACGACAACTCACAATCGATCACGCTGATCTGCCTGATCTCGTTCTTCGGCACCCTGCTCCACACCGGATCACTGATCAGCCGCTGGCTTCGCCGCGATTCGATGGCAGAATAA
- the rpsO gene encoding 30S ribosomal protein S15 yields MTITIERKAELIEEHKHSAGDNGSSEVQIAILTERINGLTDHMRTHKKDYASRRGLLGLVSRRRRLLDYLRNTDPQRYIEIIARLGIRK; encoded by the coding sequence ATGACAATTACGATAGAACGAAAAGCAGAACTGATTGAAGAGCACAAGCACTCCGCAGGCGACAACGGGTCGTCGGAAGTGCAAATTGCGATTCTCACCGAACGGATTAACGGCCTAACCGACCACATGCGGACGCATAAAAAAGATTATGCCAGCCGCCGTGGCCTGCTGGGCTTGGTCAGCCGACGCCGTCGGCTGCTGGATTATCTACGGAACACCGATCCACAGCGATACATCGAGATCATCGCACGCCTCGGCATCCGAAAATAA
- a CDS encoding DUF6580 family putative transport protein gives MFYILFLIATATRLMPHPPNLVCVGAIGLFAGCYLRGRSAWLLPIGAMLASDVIGHVFRLPGMGFYNPAVFCMVYAGIAASALIGRGLAKNRTAARIGGAAVASSIVFFLASNLGVWFAGQYPPTAAGLIACYTMAIPFLTNTLIGNLLYSAVLFGTYEFSQSQWPARLTRLVSTQPALQPVFARKY, from the coding sequence ATGTTTTACATCCTCTTTCTGATCGCCACTGCGACACGTCTGATGCCGCACCCGCCAAACCTCGTTTGCGTTGGCGCGATCGGCTTATTTGCAGGGTGTTATTTACGTGGCCGATCGGCATGGCTGCTTCCGATCGGAGCGATGTTGGCAAGCGATGTGATCGGACACGTCTTCCGCCTGCCCGGCATGGGCTTCTACAACCCAGCCGTCTTCTGCATGGTCTACGCGGGAATCGCCGCGTCGGCGTTGATCGGCCGAGGACTAGCAAAAAACCGCACAGCAGCCCGGATCGGCGGCGCGGCAGTCGCCAGCTCGATCGTCTTCTTCCTGGCCAGCAACCTTGGCGTATGGTTCGCCGGTCAATATCCGCCGACCGCAGCGGGGCTGATCGCCTGCTACACGATGGCGATCCCCTTCCTGACAAACACCCTGATTGGAAATCTGCTCTATTCGGCCGTCCTGTTTGGAACGTACGAATTCTCGCAATCCCAGTGGCCAGCGCGACTGACCCGCTTGGTCAGCACGCAGCCAGCACTGCAACCGGTATTTGCTCGCAAGTATTGA
- a CDS encoding cysteine peptidase family C39 domain-containing protein, which translates to MQDLTTALATMTLVSLAISLASYRATRNTPAAHWLFGGLLLSALLFERLLADRLFWAQLLPDSSATIVWSNATPLLLAAAFGVAMRICDLPQTGHRVAAGLTAILAVAAMVAPVVRPYARPVETAQTEPLWSDGVCLQTQDSTCGPAAAATLLRFHHLWATEATMNPLCLTGRDGTSSLGVYRGVYNVANTTGYQPRAICGSYDEFVQSGQFPAIVMVRYPEQRRDWKSKLLGTIGRRSGEGHVIVVFGPNAEGQLDVGDPAVGRSSWDVETLKELWDGEAIYLQGGQRYAANAVNPSAT; encoded by the coding sequence ATGCAGGACTTAACCACAGCATTGGCAACGATGACGCTGGTTTCCCTTGCTATCTCCCTGGCCAGCTACCGCGCGACTCGCAACACGCCAGCCGCCCACTGGCTCTTCGGCGGACTGCTCCTATCCGCTCTACTGTTCGAGCGACTGTTGGCCGATCGGCTATTTTGGGCGCAACTGCTGCCCGATTCCTCAGCAACGATCGTCTGGTCCAACGCGACACCGTTACTGCTAGCTGCCGCGTTTGGCGTCGCGATGCGAATCTGCGACCTTCCGCAAACCGGCCATCGGGTTGCCGCTGGATTGACGGCCATCTTAGCGGTTGCCGCCATGGTGGCTCCGGTCGTCCGCCCCTACGCTCGGCCGGTCGAGACCGCGCAGACCGAGCCACTGTGGTCCGACGGCGTCTGCCTGCAGACGCAGGATTCGACGTGCGGTCCGGCGGCGGCAGCGACTCTGCTGCGGTTCCACCATCTGTGGGCGACCGAAGCGACAATGAACCCGCTGTGCCTTACAGGTCGCGACGGCACCTCGTCGCTGGGTGTCTATCGCGGTGTCTACAACGTGGCCAACACGACGGGCTATCAACCGCGGGCGATTTGCGGTTCGTATGATGAATTTGTTCAGAGTGGCCAATTTCCCGCGATCGTGATGGTCCGCTACCCCGAACAACGCCGCGATTGGAAATCGAAATTGCTGGGGACGATCGGTCGACGCAGCGGCGAAGGGCACGTGATCGTCGTCTTCGGCCCGAATGCAGAGGGGCAACTCGATGTCGGCGATCCGGCGGTCGGCCGTTCGTCGTGGGATGTGGAAACCTTAAAAGAACTCTGGGACGGCGAGGCGATCTACCTGCAGGGCGGCCAGCGTTATGCGGCCAACGCAGTTAACCCATCGGCGACGTGA